In Hippoglossus stenolepis isolate QCI-W04-F060 chromosome 21, HSTE1.2, whole genome shotgun sequence, one DNA window encodes the following:
- the LOC118100823 gene encoding phospholysine phosphohistidine inorganic pyrophosphate phosphatase, translating into MADTKWPGCARGLKAVVLDMCGVLYDSAEGGPVAIPGSAEAVNRLMSSDLQLRFCTNETQACRDKFVAQLQIVGFDISVSQVFSPAPAAVAVLKERGLRPHLLVHDGILREFDSVDKTDPNCVVIGDAGEKFSYQNLNDAFRVLTGLEKPVLLSLGQGRYYKETNGLALDVGVYMKALEYACDLKAEVIGKPSPMFFQSVLNDMGLQPHEVLMIGDDLVNDVGGAQNCGMKGIQVRTGKYRPSDEKHPTVTADGTVDDLSQAVDMILSQRGR; encoded by the exons ATGGCTGACACGAAGTGGCCGGGCTGCGCGAGGGGGTTGAAGGCTGTGGTGCTGGACATGTGCGGGGTCCTGTACGACAGCGCGGAGGGGGGCCCTGTTGCCATCCCGGGCTCCGCTGAAGCTGTGAACAG GCTCATGTCTTCAGACCTGCAGCTGCGCTTCTGCACCAACGAGACTCAGGCCTGCAGAGACAAGTTTGTGGCCCAGCTGCAGATCGTGGGCTTTGACATTTCCGTGTCCCAGGTCTTCTCTCCTGCCCCCGCTGCTGTAGCTGTCCTCAAAGAGAGGGGGCTCCGGCCTCACCTGCTGGTGCATGATG GAATTCTCCGTGAGTTCGACAGTGTTGACAAGACCGACCCAAACTGTGTGGTCATCGGAGACGCAGGCGAGAAATTCTCCTACCAAAACCTGAACGATGCATTCAGGGTCCTCACAGGCCTGGAGAAGCCAGTGCTGTTGTCTCTGGGCCAAGG GAGGTACTACAAGGAGACAAATGGTTTGGCATTAGACGTCGGGGTTTACATGAAGGCTTTGGAG TACGCCTGTGATCTAAAGGCCGAAGTCATTGGAAAGCCATCCCCAATGTTCTTCCAGAGTGTTCTCAATGACATGGGGCTTCAACCACATGAG GTGCTGATGATCGGGGACGATCTGGTGAACGACGTAGGTGGGGCGCAGAACTGTGGAATGAAAGGCATACAAGTCAGGACTGGAAAATACAG GCCCAGTGACGAGAAACACCCGACGGTGACGGCTGACGGCACCGTGGACGACCTGTCCCAGGCTGTGGACATGATCCTCAGTCAGAGGGGGCGCTGA
- the oat gene encoding ornithine aminotransferase, mitochondrial — protein sequence MKGMILQLSRSLSRAAPVLRSSVYLGTRPASSANSKLRVERPLTPEEIYAREDKHGAHNYHPLPVALERGEGVYVWDVEGNRYYDFLSAYSAVNQGHCHPKIIAALNAQASKLTLTSRAFYNDVLGAYEEYITDMFGYDKVLPMNTGVEGGETACKLARKWAYNVKGVPKNKAKIIFADGNFWGRTLAAISSSTDPSSYEGFGPYMPGFELIPFNDIPALEQAFQDPHVAAFMVEPIQGEAGVVVPDQGYLTKVRELCTKYNVLWIADEVQTGLARTGRRLAVDHEEVRPDVVILGKALSGGVYPISAVLCDDEVMLTIKPGEHGSTYGGNPVACQVAIAALEVMEEEKLAENAQKMGELLRSELRKLPKDIVTKVRGKGLLNAIVIKETKEYDAWKVCLRLRDNGLLAKPTHGDIIRFAPPLVIKEHELLECAHVIQRTIMSF from the exons ATGAAGGGAATGATTCTTCAGCTCAGCCGCAGCCTGAGCCGCGCCGCCCCTGTCCTCCGCAGCAGCGTCTACTTGGGTACGCGTCCCGCCTCCAGCGCCAACTCCAAACTGAGGGTCGAACGCCCGCTCACCCCAGAGGAAATCTACGCCCGAGAGGACAAGCACGGAGCACACAACTACCATCCCCTGCCTGTGGCCTTAGAGCGAGGGGAGG GCGTCTACGTGTGGGACGTGGAGGGCAACCGCTATTATGACTTCCTGAGTGCTTACAGCGCCGTCAACCAGGGGCACTGCCACCCAAAGATCATAGCTGCGCTCAACGCCCAGGCCTCCAAACTCACCCTGACCTCCAGAGCTTTCTACAACGACGTGCTCGGGGCCTACGAGGAGTACATCACGGACATGTTTGGCTACGACAAAGTTTTACCCATGAACACAG GTGTTGAAGGTGGCGAGACGGCCTGTAAGCTCGCCCGCAAATGGGCTTACAATGTAAAGGGCGTTCCCAAGAACAAGGCCAAAATCATTTTTGCCG ATGGGAATTTCTGGGGCCGCACCTTGGCGgccatctccagctccacagaCCCCAGCAGCTACGAAGGTTTCGGCCCCTACATGCCAGGGTTTGAGCTCATCCCATTCAATGACATACCTGCACTGGAG caaGCCTTCCAAGACCCACACGTGGCAGCTTTCATGGTGGAGCCCATCCAGGGCGAGGCCGGGGTGGTGGTGCCCGACCAGGGCTACCTGACCAAAGTCAGAGAGCTTTGCACCAAATACAAC GTGTTGTGGATCGCTGATGAGGTGCAGACAGGCCTGGCACGTACCGGCCGGCGGCTGGCCGTGGACCACGAGGAGGTCCGTCCAGACGTGGTGATTCTGGGCAAAGCTCTCTCTGGAGGAGTTTACCCT ATAtctgctgtgctgtgtgatGATGAGGTAATGCTGACCATCAAACCCGGGGAACACGGCTCCACATACGGAGGAAACCCTGTGGCCTGTCAGGTTGCAATCGCAGCACTTGAG gtgatggaggaggagaagctggcAGAGAACGCTCAGAAAATGGGAGAGCTGCTGCGGAGCGAGTTGAGAAAACTGCCCAAAGACATAGTGACAAAGGTCAGAGGAAAAGGTCTCCTCAACGCTATCGTCATCAAAGAGACTAAAG aATACGATGCCTGGAAGGTGTGCTTACGTCTCCGTGACAACGGACTGCTGGCCAAGCCCACCCATGGCGACATCATCCGCTTTGCTCCTCCCCTCGTCATCAAGGAGCACGAGCTGCTCGAATGTGCGCACGTCATCCAGAGAACCATCATGTCCTTCTAA